One window of the Shewanella litorisediminis genome contains the following:
- a CDS encoding helicase-related protein produces the protein MELIDNINRLLGDDLRQTLKPGARLKIAASCFSMYAFEALKAELEKIDELQFIFTSPTFTANEVTDKIRKERREFHIPKADRERSLYGSEFEIQLRNKLTQRAIAKECADWMRRKAKFRSNRSKAPMQQFASVQTSDEVTAYMPLHGFTAVDLGYQPGNAVSNFVNKMDEPTFTATYLNLFNQIWQDPEKLEDVTSQICEHIESVYQENSPESIYFLMLYNIFNEFLDDINEDVLPNDRTGYQETLIWKKLFNYQRDAATGIINKLETYSGCILADSVGLGKTFTALAVVKYYELRNKSVLVLCPKKLADNWLNYNRNLKTNIFARDRFNYDVLCHTDLSRTSGESFGTPLNRINWGNYDLVVIDESHNFRNNDAYKDKETRYQKLMNKVIKEGVKTKVLMLSATPVNNRFNDLRNQLALAYEGESENLTKRLRTEKTVEEIFRGAQASFNAWVKLPPEERTARAILDSLDFDFFELLDSVTIARSRKHIQTFYDTKDIGQFPERRKPLSFHCQLTNRTDVMSFNEIFGQLSLLKLAVYAPISYILPSRLRKYEEMYDTQVGGGKGKLRQADRERSLQALMTTNLLKRLESSIESFRLTLQSLRSNHVNTLDKISAFNQNRGIAGNGYSVGDLTEQLENLDADDDDLPLIGDNEIGGKIKISLADMDLPSWEHELKVDLEIIDALLTSMNKITPADDAKLQHLKALVLSKINAPMNPGNKKILIFTAFADTADYLYANLAPELLASQALHSAKVTGKGAPQSTLKNSHLKKSYDFQELLTLFSPRSKEKAVVLPNEPAEIDLLIGTDCISEGQNLQDCDYLINYDIHWNPVRIIQRFGRVDRIGSLNTSIQLVNYWPDITLDEYINLKERVESRMMIADVTATGDDNVLSAQANDVTYRKEQLRRLQEEVIELEDLKTGVSITDLGLNDFRMDLLNYVKAHGEPRHIPNGMHAVVSANPALGLEPGVIFTLRNRNPDVNVNQHNRLHPYYLVYIARNGKVISDHTEVKRLLDLVRSGCKGQALPVAIACQSFNKETNDGRDMQRYSELLGMTIRSMIEVKAEKDLDSLFSSGKTSALTNTIAGLDDFELITFLVIQETE, from the coding sequence ATGGAACTGATAGATAACATTAATCGGCTACTTGGTGATGACCTACGGCAGACCCTTAAACCAGGTGCTAGGCTGAAAATCGCCGCTTCTTGTTTCTCTATGTATGCGTTCGAAGCGTTGAAAGCTGAACTGGAAAAGATTGACGAGCTTCAATTTATCTTTACCTCGCCAACGTTTACCGCCAATGAGGTGACCGATAAGATCCGTAAGGAGCGCAGAGAGTTTCACATTCCAAAAGCTGACCGGGAGCGAAGCCTATATGGGAGCGAGTTCGAGATTCAGCTTCGCAATAAACTCACTCAGCGAGCGATTGCCAAAGAATGTGCGGACTGGATGAGGCGTAAGGCAAAGTTCAGGTCCAATCGCAGTAAGGCCCCGATGCAGCAGTTTGCCAGTGTTCAAACCAGCGACGAAGTGACGGCTTACATGCCATTGCATGGATTTACCGCCGTAGATCTTGGCTATCAGCCAGGCAATGCAGTCTCCAACTTCGTCAACAAAATGGATGAGCCAACGTTTACAGCTACCTACCTCAATCTGTTTAATCAGATATGGCAGGACCCAGAGAAACTAGAAGACGTGACCTCACAGATATGTGAACACATAGAGTCCGTATATCAGGAAAACTCGCCAGAGAGCATCTACTTTCTGATGCTGTACAACATCTTCAATGAATTTTTAGATGATATTAACGAAGATGTGTTACCAAATGATCGAACAGGTTACCAAGAAACGCTAATTTGGAAGAAACTATTTAACTATCAGAGAGATGCGGCAACTGGCATCATTAACAAGCTTGAGACCTACAGTGGCTGCATTCTGGCCGATAGCGTAGGCTTGGGCAAAACGTTTACTGCCTTGGCCGTCGTCAAATATTACGAATTGCGCAACAAGTCTGTGCTGGTGTTATGCCCAAAGAAGCTTGCAGACAACTGGCTGAATTACAACCGTAACCTCAAGACGAATATCTTTGCGCGTGACCGTTTCAACTATGATGTGCTTTGCCATACCGACTTAAGCCGCACCAGCGGAGAGTCCTTTGGCACACCATTGAACCGTATCAACTGGGGTAACTATGACCTAGTGGTGATAGATGAATCGCATAACTTTCGTAATAACGACGCCTATAAAGATAAAGAAACCCGTTATCAAAAGCTGATGAACAAGGTCATTAAGGAGGGCGTAAAAACCAAAGTGCTGATGCTTTCAGCCACACCGGTGAATAACCGTTTCAATGATCTTCGTAACCAGTTGGCGTTGGCCTACGAGGGGGAGTCCGAGAATCTCACTAAGCGGCTGCGAACTGAAAAGACCGTTGAGGAGATTTTTCGTGGCGCTCAAGCGAGTTTTAATGCTTGGGTAAAACTGCCACCTGAAGAGCGTACCGCTCGGGCGATTCTTGACTCGTTGGATTTTGATTTCTTTGAGTTGCTCGATAGCGTCACGATTGCGCGCTCACGAAAGCACATCCAAACTTTTTACGATACCAAGGATATAGGCCAATTCCCTGAGCGTCGTAAACCTTTATCATTTCACTGCCAGCTCACAAATCGAACCGATGTGATGAGCTTTAATGAGATTTTTGGGCAATTATCCTTGCTCAAGCTCGCGGTATATGCGCCGATTAGCTACATCCTCCCAAGTCGACTCAGAAAATATGAAGAGATGTACGACACTCAGGTTGGTGGGGGTAAAGGTAAGCTCAGGCAAGCGGACCGCGAAAGAAGTCTACAGGCTTTAATGACCACAAACCTGCTGAAGCGCTTGGAAAGTTCCATCGAGTCCTTCAGGTTAACGCTCCAATCCCTGCGTTCAAACCATGTGAATACTTTGGATAAGATCAGTGCATTCAATCAGAACCGTGGTATTGCTGGCAATGGCTACAGCGTGGGAGATTTGACTGAGCAGCTGGAAAATCTGGACGCCGACGATGACGATCTCCCGTTGATTGGTGATAACGAGATTGGCGGGAAGATTAAAATCAGCCTTGCAGACATGGACTTACCGTCGTGGGAGCATGAGCTGAAAGTTGACTTGGAAATCATCGATGCACTGTTGACATCGATGAACAAAATTACACCAGCCGATGATGCAAAGCTACAACACCTGAAGGCCTTGGTGTTAAGTAAAATCAATGCGCCGATGAATCCCGGCAATAAGAAGATATTGATCTTCACTGCGTTTGCAGACACCGCTGATTATCTGTATGCCAACTTGGCTCCCGAGTTATTGGCAAGCCAGGCTTTGCACAGCGCTAAAGTAACAGGTAAAGGAGCGCCGCAATCAACGCTAAAGAACAGCCATTTAAAGAAAAGTTATGATTTTCAGGAATTACTGACGCTATTTTCACCACGCTCAAAGGAAAAGGCCGTTGTACTGCCTAACGAACCAGCAGAAATCGACCTGCTTATTGGTACCGACTGTATTTCCGAAGGTCAAAACCTTCAGGATTGTGACTACCTGATTAACTATGACATCCACTGGAACCCTGTTCGCATTATTCAGCGGTTCGGGCGCGTTGATCGTATTGGTTCGCTGAATACCAGTATTCAATTGGTTAACTACTGGCCGGATATCACGCTTGACGAGTATATCAACTTGAAAGAACGGGTTGAGAGCCGGATGATGATCGCTGACGTTACGGCAACGGGTGATGATAACGTGCTCTCGGCGCAGGCAAATGATGTTACTTACCGTAAAGAACAACTGAGGCGCCTTCAGGAAGAGGTTATTGAGCTCGAAGATCTCAAAACTGGCGTGTCAATAACTGACCTTGGACTCAACGACTTCAGGATGGATTTGCTCAACTATGTAAAAGCACACGGTGAACCCAGGCACATACCTAACGGGATGCATGCTGTCGTTTCAGCAAACCCCGCATTAGGCCTTGAGCCTGGGGTTATTTTTACCCTGCGAAATCGCAATCCTGACGTGAATGTGAACCAACATAACAGATTGCATCCTTATTATCTTGTCTACATTGCGCGCAACGGTAAGGTAATTAGCGATCATACAGAAGTAAAGCGTCTGCTTGACTTGGTCCGCAGTGGCTGCAAGGGGCAGGCACTGCCCGTTGCTATTGCCTGTCAGTCCTTCAACAAAGAAACCAATGATGGCAGAGACATGCAGCGTTACTCGGAACTTCTGGGTATGACAATCCGCTCGATGATCGAAGTAAAAGCAGAAAAAGACCTCGATAGCCTTTTCAGCTCAGGTAAAACCTCAGCGCTGACTAACACTATCGCAGGATTGGATGACTTTGAGCTTATTACCTTTTTGGTTATTCAGGAGACTGAATGA
- a CDS encoding restriction endonuclease: protein MVETIPSYEEMMPAVLKVLADGQLKSLRQITAEAAAVYGISDEQLALTLPSGKQTYVYNRVGWAKEYLVKAMLLEQPSRGVCRITERGLVALHSGHKVNNQYLSQFDEFVQYKQMSNQTTSQSLKAKPPETVDDSTLTPSEQISKAFAALNSALADELLEQIHSLSPKFFEQLVVDLMLAMGYGGSQKDAGQATQYSNDGGIDGILKEDKLGLDSIYLQAKRYRDNTIGRPDIQAFAGALDMHRARKGVFITTSSFSKDAREFVSMIEKRIVLIDGRELAALMIEHNVGVSTRELYAVKAIDSDYFAEE, encoded by the coding sequence ATGGTCGAAACAATTCCAAGCTACGAAGAGATGATGCCAGCCGTGCTGAAGGTGCTTGCTGACGGTCAACTCAAGTCATTACGCCAAATTACAGCAGAAGCTGCAGCGGTATATGGTATCAGTGATGAGCAACTGGCGCTGACGCTTCCAAGTGGCAAACAAACCTACGTCTATAACCGGGTTGGATGGGCCAAGGAATATTTGGTAAAAGCGATGCTTCTTGAGCAGCCAAGCCGTGGCGTTTGTCGCATAACAGAGCGAGGGCTGGTGGCGTTGCATTCTGGCCACAAGGTAAATAACCAATACTTAAGTCAGTTTGATGAGTTTGTTCAGTACAAACAGATGTCAAACCAGACTACATCGCAATCATTAAAAGCCAAACCTCCTGAAACCGTAGACGACTCGACTCTTACACCTTCTGAGCAAATATCAAAAGCCTTTGCTGCCCTGAACTCTGCACTTGCCGATGAACTGCTGGAGCAAATCCACAGTCTTTCGCCCAAGTTCTTTGAGCAACTGGTCGTCGACTTAATGCTGGCCATGGGCTATGGCGGCAGCCAAAAGGATGCAGGGCAGGCGACTCAGTACAGTAACGATGGCGGTATTGATGGCATCCTCAAGGAAGATAAGCTCGGGCTTGATTCCATCTACCTGCAAGCCAAACGCTACCGTGATAACACGATTGGCAGGCCAGACATTCAAGCCTTCGCTGGCGCGCTGGATATGCACCGCGCCCGCAAAGGGGTATTTATTACTACCTCCAGTTTCAGCAAAGATGCCCGAGAATTCGTCTCCATGATTGAAAAGCGCATCGTGCTCATCGATGGGCGCGAACTCGCGGCGCTGATGATAGAGCATAATGTCGGCGTATCGACCCGCGAGCTATATGCCGTAAAGGCTATAGATTCGGATTATTTTGCAGAAGAGTAG
- the radC gene encoding RadC family protein: MHKSLSTPKDCWSLTAKQILETAANIVAERFVREGTFSNPQSTKEFLSFKLNQHEREVFAVMLLDSQHQLIAFRELFFGTIDCASVYPREVVKAVLETNAAAVIFAHNHPSGSPEPSQADRKITERLVAALQTIDVPVLDHIVIGQDCISFAERGWL; the protein is encoded by the coding sequence ATGCACAAATCCTTATCAACGCCTAAGGACTGCTGGTCACTGACCGCCAAGCAGATCCTCGAAACGGCGGCCAACATAGTCGCAGAGCGCTTTGTCCGCGAAGGCACCTTTAGCAATCCGCAAAGCACCAAGGAATTTTTGTCTTTCAAGCTCAACCAGCATGAGCGCGAAGTGTTTGCTGTGATGCTGCTCGATAGCCAGCACCAGCTGATTGCGTTTCGGGAGCTGTTTTTCGGCACCATCGATTGCGCCAGTGTCTACCCCCGCGAAGTGGTTAAGGCGGTGCTGGAGACTAATGCCGCAGCGGTGATATTTGCCCATAACCACCCCTCGGGCTCACCGGAACCCTCGCAGGCCGACCGCAAGATCACTGAGCGGCTGGTGGCCGCACTGCAGACGATTGATGTACCAGTACTGGACCACATCGTCATCGGCCAAGACTGTATCTCGTTTGCAGAACGCGGCTGGCTGTAA
- a CDS encoding helix-turn-helix transcriptional regulator, producing MRLIKLKEVLNLTALSRASVYRLMNDGKFPVSVSLGERSVGWVEEEVLNWIEERIAARDDDLNTSKAAA from the coding sequence ATGAGACTTATCAAATTGAAAGAAGTACTTAACCTTACCGCCCTGTCCCGTGCCAGTGTTTACCGTCTGATGAACGACGGCAAATTCCCGGTCTCGGTATCCCTGGGGGAACGCTCTGTCGGCTGGGTTGAAGAGGAAGTTCTGAACTGGATTGAAGAGCGAATCGCGGCCAGAGATGATGACCTAAACACATCTAAAGCGGCGGCATAG
- a CDS encoding DUF2787 family protein, producing MTIIPYPHLTLPTSFYQLLGSYLNQRIEDIEDSETDMLTLHFRDPDYSAENGGFHPVEIGLEREGKDWQLCYLTDFAWSGGPFPELEKEIDFCFSDDRLYHSFIGSCHLTQANELLQTYLQNFIGYVQNEVFKVELKLH from the coding sequence ATGACCATCATTCCCTACCCCCATCTCACCCTGCCAACTAGCTTCTATCAGCTGCTGGGCAGTTACCTGAATCAGCGTATTGAAGATATCGAAGACAGTGAAACCGACATGCTGACCTTGCATTTCCGGGATCCGGATTACAGCGCCGAGAATGGCGGCTTTCATCCGGTCGAGATTGGTCTTGAGCGAGAGGGCAAAGACTGGCAGCTGTGTTACCTCACCGACTTTGCCTGGTCAGGCGGACCGTTTCCGGAGCTGGAGAAAGAAATCGACTTTTGCTTCAGCGATGACCGGCTCTACCACAGCTTTATCGGCAGTTGTCATCTCACCCAGGCCAATGAGCTGCTGCAAACCTATCTGCAGAACTTCATCGGCTACGTCCAGAACGAAGTGTTCAAGGTTGAACTCAAGCTGCATTGA
- a CDS encoding AlpA family phage regulatory protein has protein sequence MKLILLKQVTERTGLGGSSINNCMAAGYFPRPVKLGPRLVAWGEEEIDEWIADKISKQDTNRD, from the coding sequence ATGAAACTCATCCTATTGAAGCAAGTCACTGAACGTACCGGTCTAGGCGGCTCATCCATCAACAACTGCATGGCAGCTGGCTACTTTCCCAGGCCAGTGAAGCTTGGCCCGAGGCTGGTTGCTTGGGGTGAGGAAGAGATTGATGAATGGATAGCAGATAAAATCAGCAAACAAGATACGAATCGCGACTAG
- a CDS encoding VIT and vWA domain-containing protein, with translation MLVDSRVDARLNGVVAEVSINHEFINHEPTDIEAVYTFALPLDATLLSLSMQLGEQQYHAEVMPKAAGETRYEEAVTDGDSAVLLTEVQPGLFSMSVGNLQPNDRITVTISYAEVLRWNARKLKFYFPTTIAQRYGETSQAGLAPHQPIEHGLDTGLILGFSLHVYGELAKALVQSPSHRFTSRIIEDGALLVAGDNIRPDRDIIITLEAPLDYLGEVLLEHSQFGEQYSALLLAPEVAGRKPAGCYQFVVDCSGSMMGDSIYQARKAIQAIATLLQPGDYFNLVRYGSRSESLFETPMAVNEASLSDLAQCLHHLDANMGGTETKSALALARSTGRHPELPTDILLITDGEVWDAEGIVADSAAADVRVFTVGVGSAVNQPLLERLSRGTGGAATFVSPNESMADAIVAHFSRCRGVPLENLTVAWPKRAEVQTEACRYYAGDSVALYAQAEAGLSLSISAEESAVHALNVSFKAGDEQRQIMLPVRAYQGMMDGTLARIAAKVRLEQQEEPLSLALQYHLLCRYTSCVLVAEREVKAQGLPELRNVKQMLPAGEHGFGSVVCSVGLPAFEVVGRYDSQICYSQMDDSIVEPMPLRLSFFEDMDCLSILPEMALINLAAVDDVVNRLNEAIADDDFDLSLESFEFLAISINEDLLALLDDGLDEEQWTMALLMLILEQVSEPRAARVLRRWVREQQMQVHLSENVLELLRKASPWKVATVSG, from the coding sequence GTGCTGGTGGACAGTCGGGTGGATGCCCGTCTTAATGGCGTCGTGGCAGAGGTGAGTATCAACCACGAGTTCATTAACCATGAACCCACTGACATCGAGGCGGTATACACCTTTGCTCTGCCGCTGGATGCCACCTTGCTCAGCTTGTCGATGCAGCTTGGAGAGCAGCAATATCACGCTGAAGTCATGCCAAAAGCGGCAGGCGAAACGCGCTATGAGGAGGCCGTGACCGATGGTGACAGTGCTGTGCTGCTGACCGAAGTGCAGCCAGGTCTGTTCAGCATGAGCGTTGGCAATCTGCAACCTAATGACAGGATCACTGTGACCATCAGCTATGCTGAGGTGCTACGCTGGAACGCCCGCAAGCTTAAATTTTATTTCCCGACCACCATAGCTCAGCGCTATGGGGAGACATCCCAGGCTGGACTGGCACCCCACCAGCCAATTGAGCATGGGCTGGACACGGGGTTAATTCTGGGATTTTCGTTGCACGTGTACGGTGAACTGGCTAAGGCTTTGGTGCAGTCCCCGAGCCATCGATTTACTAGTCGTATTATCGAAGATGGTGCTTTGCTGGTGGCCGGCGACAATATCAGACCCGACCGGGACATCATCATTACACTCGAGGCTCCACTGGATTATCTTGGCGAGGTGCTGCTGGAGCACAGTCAATTCGGTGAGCAGTATTCAGCCCTGCTGTTGGCACCTGAGGTGGCCGGGCGCAAGCCTGCTGGCTGCTATCAGTTTGTGGTGGATTGCTCCGGCTCTATGATGGGAGATTCCATTTACCAGGCCCGTAAAGCCATACAGGCCATCGCAACGCTGTTGCAGCCTGGGGATTACTTCAACCTGGTTCGCTATGGCAGCAGATCTGAAAGTTTGTTTGAAACGCCAATGGCAGTTAATGAGGCGTCCTTATCTGATTTAGCACAGTGTTTGCACCATTTGGATGCGAACATGGGCGGTACCGAGACCAAATCAGCATTGGCGCTGGCCAGAAGCACCGGTCGCCATCCCGAGCTGCCTACAGATATCCTGCTTATCACTGATGGTGAGGTGTGGGATGCAGAAGGCATAGTAGCGGATTCTGCGGCGGCTGATGTGAGGGTGTTTACCGTTGGTGTGGGCTCTGCGGTTAATCAACCCCTGCTCGAGCGACTTTCCCGGGGAACCGGCGGTGCGGCGACATTTGTCTCGCCCAATGAATCCATGGCCGATGCGATTGTGGCGCACTTTAGCCGTTGCCGTGGTGTACCTTTGGAAAATCTGACAGTGGCGTGGCCGAAGCGAGCAGAGGTTCAAACAGAAGCATGCCGTTATTATGCAGGGGATAGTGTCGCGCTTTATGCTCAGGCCGAAGCTGGACTGTCGCTATCAATTTCTGCCGAAGAAAGCGCTGTCCATGCACTTAACGTGAGCTTTAAGGCGGGTGACGAACAGCGGCAAATAATGCTGCCGGTGCGAGCATATCAAGGAATGATGGATGGGACCTTAGCTCGTATTGCGGCCAAGGTTCGACTTGAGCAGCAAGAGGAGCCGCTATCGTTGGCATTGCAATATCACCTTCTTTGCCGTTACACCAGTTGTGTGCTGGTGGCCGAGCGTGAAGTGAAAGCCCAGGGGCTGCCTGAACTACGCAATGTGAAGCAGATGCTACCAGCAGGTGAACATGGCTTTGGTTCGGTGGTCTGTTCTGTGGGTCTCCCTGCTTTTGAGGTTGTAGGCAGATATGATTCGCAGATCTGTTATTCACAAATGGATGATTCAATCGTTGAGCCAATGCCTTTGAGACTTTCTTTTTTCGAAGATATGGATTGCCTATCGATCTTGCCAGAGATGGCATTGATTAACTTGGCTGCGGTGGACGATGTTGTTAATAGATTAAATGAAGCGATTGCGGATGATGATTTTGACTTGAGTCTGGAAAGCTTTGAATTTTTGGCAATTAGCATCAACGAAGACTTGTTGGCGTTGTTGGATGACGGCCTGGATGAAGAGCAATGGACGATGGCACTGCTGATGTTGATACTTGAGCAAGTCTCTGAACCCAGAGCGGCGAGAGTATTGCGCCGCTGGGTACGAGAACAGCAAATGCAGGTGCACTTGTCTGAGAATGTGCTCGAACTGCTGCGAAAGGCTTCGCCCTGGAAAGTCGCTACTGTCAGCGGGTAA
- a CDS encoding tyrosine-type recombinase/integrase: MKEVDAIKDHDTIKLISYLLERQCGEQMRDVWEIGLNLALRISDLLAIRFSDIEGDTLRIQECKTGKQARIVLNAKTRERIAAIRAAHPLHVYLFQSYRSQGAANRPPRPLTRRAVTKAFMLVGEELKLDLGTHSMRKTRGYWLYQQCKDLGRVMRMLRHQSEAVTLRYIGISQQQVDQDFLQLEI, encoded by the coding sequence ATGAAGGAAGTCGATGCCATTAAAGATCATGACACCATCAAGCTTATCAGCTACCTGCTGGAGCGCCAGTGTGGTGAGCAGATGCGTGATGTGTGGGAAATAGGTCTCAACCTGGCGCTGCGGATAAGCGACTTGCTGGCTATCCGCTTCAGCGACATCGAAGGTGATACCCTGCGGATCCAGGAGTGTAAAACCGGTAAACAAGCCAGGATAGTTCTCAACGCCAAAACCCGCGAGCGGATCGCCGCCATTCGGGCAGCACATCCGCTGCATGTGTACCTGTTTCAGTCGTACCGCAGTCAGGGAGCGGCTAACCGGCCACCCAGGCCACTGACGCGCCGCGCCGTGACCAAGGCATTTATGCTGGTGGGTGAAGAACTTAAGCTCGATCTCGGTACCCACTCAATGCGTAAGACCCGGGGCTATTGGTTGTATCAGCAGTGCAAGGACTTGGGCCGGGTGATGCGCATGTTGCGCCATCAATCCGAAGCCGTGACCTTAAGGTACATAGGGATCAGCCAACAGCAGGTCGATCAGGATTTCCTGCAACTGGAGATCTGA
- a CDS encoding MerR family transcriptional regulator, whose amino-acid sequence MEQQYGINELAGVTGIPVRTIRFYLQKGLLTAPHGAGRGAWYDNHHLEQLIKLQMWQAAGLSLERIGELLKQEAEPMLPLLNPKPGELRVCSHLQLAPGLSLVIDPIAAGLDSDKLRTLAAAMMSTFDTVLNKEGDK is encoded by the coding sequence ATGGAACAACAATACGGCATTAATGAGTTGGCTGGGGTAACCGGGATCCCGGTTCGAACCATCCGCTTTTATCTGCAAAAAGGGTTACTGACAGCTCCCCATGGCGCTGGTCGCGGTGCTTGGTATGACAATCATCATCTGGAGCAGTTGATCAAACTGCAAATGTGGCAAGCTGCCGGGTTGTCGCTGGAGCGTATTGGCGAGTTGCTGAAACAGGAAGCTGAGCCAATGTTGCCGCTACTCAATCCCAAGCCAGGTGAGCTGAGAGTATGCAGTCACTTACAGTTGGCCCCAGGGCTGAGCTTGGTGATCGACCCCATTGCGGCTGGACTTGACAGCGATAAGTTGCGGACGCTGGCAGCAGCCATGATGTCCACCTTTGACACGGTGCTCAACAAGGAAGGGGATAAGTAA
- a CDS encoding lecithin retinol acyltransferase family protein codes for MPAFFPGDHLVTNIDIPGLTEHHGLYIGHETLIHLSKDGSITEISLISFAGEQEARCIDTAEDSERAISRAKSKLGQHNYQLFHNNCEHFVNWCLDKPYSSDQVSNLTHLVAQGIARSGLAGEVGKRVAGGPLATTALVSTSAKLAADYLGAPKKVSTLIGYPGDMVAKPIETLINGGRDTLDDTVHHLQQAEFGEAAKALLTGSAKTLAKATIVTPAKVTGHAIKTVAEIGRDIWWWLRY; via the coding sequence ATGCCTGCGTTTTTCCCCGGTGATCATCTGGTCACCAACATTGATATCCCCGGCTTAACCGAACATCATGGCCTCTATATTGGCCATGAAACACTTATTCACCTTAGCAAGGATGGCTCTATCACGGAAATATCACTGATAAGCTTTGCAGGAGAACAAGAAGCCCGCTGCATTGATACCGCCGAAGACAGCGAACGAGCTATCAGCCGAGCCAAGAGTAAACTTGGGCAGCACAATTACCAGCTGTTTCACAACAACTGCGAGCACTTCGTAAACTGGTGCCTGGATAAACCCTACTCATCCGATCAAGTCAGTAACCTCACCCACCTTGTCGCCCAGGGCATTGCCCGCAGCGGCCTGGCAGGTGAAGTCGGCAAACGGGTAGCTGGTGGGCCACTTGCCACCACCGCCCTGGTATCCACCAGCGCCAAACTGGCAGCCGACTATCTGGGCGCACCGAAGAAGGTCAGTACCTTGATTGGCTATCCAGGTGATATGGTCGCCAAACCGATTGAAACCCTCATCAACGGTGGCCGAGATACTCTCGATGACACCGTCCACCATCTGCAGCAAGCCGAATTTGGCGAAGCGGCAAAGGCATTGCTTACAGGCAGTGCCAAAACGCTAGCCAAAGCTACTATCGTGACGCCAGCAAAAGTCACCGGGCATGCCATCAAAACCGTTGCTGAGATCGGCAGGGATATCTGGTGGTGGCTGCGCTACTAA
- a CDS encoding inovirus Gp2 family protein: MRVANNKVYNAVYQSRINCVIDRSLMLSSRLAVFRFDLRFPQIYTVNDHPYMRRFFDSLKYRLQRYMDKKRADGGYYHKLTFGYIWVREKDEAWNYHYHLALVVSKDVFYGWGVFDLNFCNLSSMVIESWASALGLNEIEVDGCAHFVRNVFYLNINSPEYFLQRQSVDSALNYLAKNKTKILDDECRNFGCSQKVHVF, encoded by the coding sequence ATGAGAGTTGCTAATAATAAGGTTTATAATGCCGTTTACCAGTCGCGGATTAATTGTGTGATTGACCGGAGTTTGATGTTGTCATCTAGATTGGCAGTATTTCGGTTTGACTTGAGATTTCCACAAATTTATACCGTGAATGATCATCCATACATGAGACGCTTCTTCGATTCATTGAAGTATCGACTTCAGCGATATATGGATAAAAAGAGGGCGGATGGAGGCTATTATCATAAACTGACATTTGGGTACATTTGGGTCAGAGAGAAAGATGAAGCATGGAATTATCATTATCATCTGGCATTAGTTGTCAGTAAGGATGTTTTTTATGGGTGGGGAGTATTCGATTTAAATTTTTGCAATCTAAGTTCGATGGTAATAGAGTCTTGGGCTTCAGCTTTAGGTTTGAATGAAATAGAGGTTGATGGTTGCGCACACTTTGTTAGAAATGTGTTTTACCTAAATATAAACTCGCCTGAATACTTTCTTCAGCGACAGTCAGTCGACAGTGCGCTTAATTATCTTGCAAAAAATAAAACTAAGATCCTTGATGATGAATGTCGGAATTTTGGTTGTAGCCAGAAGGTTCATGTGTTTTAA